A section of the Flavobacterium sp. CG_23.5 genome encodes:
- a CDS encoding ABC-F family ATP-binding cassette domain-containing protein, whose protein sequence is MNYLSVENISKSFGERTLFENISFGINKDQKIAFIAKNGSGKTTIMSIINGLDESDTGQVVLRKGIKMAFLSQNNNLQEELTIEESIFASDNEILKVIEAYEKALENPEDEEAYQKAFDGMDQHNAWDFETQYKQILFKLKLEDFKLKVKNLSGGQKKRLSLAIILINRPDLLILDEPTNHLDLEMIEWLETYFAKENITLFMVTHDRFFLERVCNEIIELDNGKLYSYKGNYSYYLEKKEERIASENSSVDKAQNLFVKELEWMRRQPKARTTKSKSRQDDFYDIKEKAQSRRRENKVELEINMERMGSKIIELHKISKKFGDHVILDNFSFDFQPGERIGIIGKNGTGKSTFLNLLTGGIPLDGGKVVIGETIKLGYYTQSGINPKPGQRVIDVIKEYGEFIPLMKGRMISASQLLERFLFDAKKQYDFVDRLSGGELKRLYLCTVLIQNPNFLILDEPTNDLDIVTLNVLESFLLDYPGCLLVVSHDRYFMDKIVDHLFIFRGNGVVENFPGNYSDFRAYEDSTDVAQKEENKAEKKDWKQNNPTGNLTFNEQKEFQKTEKEIKDLEVQKIAIEQLFSDGKVPDNEIEKKAKELENIINKIEDKEERWFELSAKIEG, encoded by the coding sequence GTGAATTACTTATCTGTTGAAAATATCTCGAAATCTTTTGGGGAAAGAACGCTTTTTGAAAATATTTCTTTTGGGATTAACAAAGACCAAAAAATCGCCTTTATAGCCAAGAATGGCTCGGGAAAAACCACTATTATGAGTATCATCAACGGTTTAGATGAATCTGATACCGGACAAGTCGTTTTGAGAAAAGGAATTAAAATGGCTTTTTTGTCGCAAAACAATAATTTGCAGGAAGAACTGACTATTGAAGAGAGCATTTTCGCATCAGATAATGAGATATTGAAAGTCATTGAAGCCTACGAAAAAGCATTGGAAAATCCCGAAGATGAAGAAGCCTACCAAAAAGCTTTTGATGGAATGGACCAACATAATGCATGGGATTTTGAGACGCAATACAAGCAAATTTTGTTCAAATTGAAGTTGGAAGACTTCAAACTGAAAGTGAAGAATCTTTCGGGTGGACAGAAAAAACGTTTGTCGCTGGCTATCATTTTAATCAATCGCCCTGATTTATTAATCTTGGACGAACCTACGAATCACTTGGATTTGGAGATGATCGAATGGCTGGAAACTTATTTTGCCAAAGAAAATATTACGCTGTTTATGGTGACGCATGACCGTTTCTTCTTGGAGCGTGTTTGCAATGAAATCATTGAACTGGACAACGGAAAACTATATTCCTATAAAGGAAACTATTCGTATTATTTAGAGAAAAAAGAGGAACGCATCGCTTCCGAAAACTCTAGTGTGGATAAAGCGCAGAATCTTTTCGTAAAAGAATTGGAATGGATGCGTCGCCAGCCGAAAGCGAGAACGACCAAATCGAAATCGCGTCAGGACGATTTTTATGACATTAAGGAAAAAGCACAAAGTCGCCGTCGCGAAAACAAGGTGGAGCTTGAAATAAATATGGAGCGCATGGGAAGCAAGATAATCGAGCTTCACAAAATTTCCAAAAAATTCGGGGATCATGTGATTTTGGATAATTTCAGTTTCGACTTTCAGCCGGGAGAACGCATTGGAATCATTGGGAAAAACGGAACCGGAAAATCGACTTTCTTGAATTTATTGACCGGAGGAATTCCGCTTGACGGAGGAAAAGTCGTGATTGGCGAGACGATAAAACTAGGTTATTATACCCAAAGCGGGATCAACCCGAAACCGGGACAACGCGTGATTGATGTGATTAAGGAATACGGAGAATTTATTCCGTTGATGAAAGGGAGAATGATTTCGGCTTCGCAATTGTTGGAGCGTTTTCTTTTTGACGCCAAAAAACAATACGATTTTGTGGATCGATTGAGCGGTGGAGAATTAAAGCGTTTGTACTTATGTACGGTTTTGATTCAGAATCCAAACTTTTTGATTCTTGATGAGCCTACCAATGATTTGGATATTGTGACGTTGAACGTTTTGGAAAGCTTCCTTCTGGATTATCCTGGATGTTTGTTAGTGGTGTCGCATGACCGTTACTTTATGGATAAAATTGTGGATCACTTATTCATTTTTAGAGGAAATGGTGTAGTTGAAAATTTTCCTGGAAACTATTCTGATTTCAGAGCCTACGAAGACAGTACGGATGTAGCGCAAAAAGAGGAAAACAAAGCCGAGAAGAAAGATTGGAAACAAAATAACCCAACAGGAAACCTAACCTTCAACGAGCAAAAAGAATTCCAGAAAACAGAAAAAGAAATCAAGGATTTAGAAGTTCAAAAAATTGCGATTGAGCAATTATTTTCGGACGGAAAAGTACCTGACAATGAAATTGAGAAAAAAGCAAAAGAACTCGAAAACATCATCAACAAAATAGAAGATAAAGAAGAACGCTGGTTTGAATTGAGCGCGAAAATTGAGGGGTAA
- a CDS encoding SRPBCC domain-containing protein: MEKLIIERKFNAPVEKIWNEFTTAELLKKWWSPDTMTCSYMSVELRVGGLFRFCFKDANDKEFWGRGTYQKINEPTYFSYLDTFSDADGNAVPPSYFGMEGDKIIESLVEFEFSTEGATTAMKVTMDNYYDSAMTGDMIKGWNSMFDKLANNL; this comes from the coding sequence ATGGAAAAGCTAATTATTGAACGAAAATTTAATGCTCCAGTTGAAAAAATATGGAACGAATTTACAACAGCCGAACTGTTGAAAAAATGGTGGTCACCAGATACAATGACTTGTTCCTATATGTCCGTTGAGTTGAGAGTAGGCGGTTTATTCCGATTTTGTTTTAAAGATGCCAATGACAAAGAATTTTGGGGAAGAGGAACGTACCAAAAAATTAACGAACCAACTTATTTCTCCTACTTAGATACATTTTCTGACGCTGACGGCAATGCTGTACCTCCATCCTACTTTGGAATGGAAGGAGATAAAATAATTGAGTCTCTCGTAGAATTTGAATTTTCAACTGAAGGAGCAACGACTGCTATGAAAGTCACAATGGACAATTATTATGATAGCGCTATGACTGGGGATATGATTAAAGGCTGGAACAGCATGTTTGATAAACTTGCAAATAACCTATAA
- a CDS encoding type II toxin-antitoxin system YafQ family toxin, with translation MSYCLEYSGQFKKDAKLCKKRNWNLNLLENVVEILLVKGELPPKNKPHTLSGNYSGFWECHIKPDWLLIWKQDDQNKTIYLDRTGSHSDLF, from the coding sequence ATGAGCTACTGTTTAGAATATTCTGGACAATTTAAAAAAGATGCAAAACTTTGTAAAAAAAGAAACTGGAATCTTAACTTACTAGAAAATGTAGTTGAAATTTTGTTGGTAAAAGGAGAACTCCCTCCTAAAAATAAGCCACATACTTTAAGTGGTAACTATTCGGGATTTTGGGAATGTCATATTAAACCAGATTGGCTATTAATCTGGAAACAAGACGATCAAAATAAAACAATTTACTTAGATAGAACGGGGTCTCACTCGGATTTATTTTAA
- a CDS encoding O-methyltransferase, which produces MLFQIKSYLQFRWHSKNEHAVHSPFIFTLITKCFYDKKPKPEYAILKEYRNSLLENKNSIEVTDFGAGSKVFKSNKREISKIAKTAGITGKRAELLFRIVNYFEPDSILEIGTSLGLATAALSLGNTNANITTLEGCPETAKVAQEQFKKFNFKNINSVVSEFTSYLEKWNLPLNTKTEHYNLNTEHFSLIYFDGNHQKQPTLDYFELLLPTITNETVWIFDDIHWSPEMEEAWEIIKNHQKVTVTIDTFQWGLVFFRREQPKEHFIIRV; this is translated from the coding sequence ATGCTATTCCAAATAAAATCCTACCTACAATTCCGTTGGCATTCTAAGAATGAACACGCCGTACATTCTCCTTTTATATTCACTTTGATAACCAAATGCTTTTACGACAAAAAACCAAAACCGGAATATGCTATTTTAAAAGAATATCGAAATTCACTTTTAGAAAATAAAAACAGTATTGAAGTAACCGATTTTGGTGCGGGATCGAAAGTTTTCAAATCCAATAAAAGAGAAATCTCCAAGATTGCAAAAACTGCAGGAATTACTGGAAAACGCGCTGAATTATTGTTTAGAATAGTCAATTATTTCGAGCCTGACTCGATTTTAGAAATAGGGACTTCGTTAGGATTGGCTACTGCTGCCCTATCTTTAGGTAATACGAACGCAAATATAACCACACTTGAAGGTTGTCCGGAAACGGCGAAAGTTGCTCAAGAACAATTTAAAAAATTCAATTTCAAGAATATAAATAGTGTAGTTTCTGAATTCACCAGTTATTTAGAAAAGTGGAATTTACCCTTAAACACTAAAACTGAACACTACAATCTGAACACTGAACACTTTTCCTTAATCTACTTCGACGGCAACCATCAAAAACAACCAACATTAGATTATTTTGAATTATTGCTTCCAACAATTACTAACGAAACGGTTTGGATTTTCGATGACATTCATTGGTCACCAGAAATGGAAGAAGCCTGGGAAATTATTAAAAATCATCAAAAAGTAACGGTAACCATTGATACGTTTCAATGGGGATTGGTTTTCTTTAGACGAGAGCAGCCTAAAGAACATTTTATTATTCGAGTGTAA